Proteins encoded together in one Chelonoidis abingdonii isolate Lonesome George chromosome 1, CheloAbing_2.0, whole genome shotgun sequence window:
- the LOC116816299 gene encoding LOW QUALITY PROTEIN: lysozyme g-like (The sequence of the model RefSeq protein was modified relative to this genomic sequence to represent the inferred CDS: substituted 2 bases at 2 genomic stop codons): MLLTLMILGLAALFGTSESQTGCFGNINKVDTTGASCKTARQEGLDYCGGPASEKIAERDLNNMNKYKAIIKSAGKKKCVDPAVIAGIISRESHAGTLLKAGWGDNGNAFGLMQVSXXNHHSIVGRWNGEDHLLDATQILIDMIKGIQKKFPRWTKEQQLKGGISAYNGGLGNVRSYENMDRGTPGDDYANDVVARAKFYKRKGY, translated from the exons ATGCTACTAACGCTGATGATTCTGGGCCTTGCTGCCCTTTTTG GTACTTCTGAGAGTCAGACTGGATGCTTTGGTAACATAAACAAGGTTGATACCACTGGGGCTTCCTGTAAAACTGCAAGACAAGAAGGTTTAGATTACTGTG GAGGTCCTGCATCAGAAAAGATTGCTGAGAGGGACTTAAATAATATGAACAAATATAAAGCCATCATTAAGAgcgctggcaaaaaaaaatgtgtagaTCCAGCAGTGATCGCTGGTATCATCTCTCGGGAGTCACATGCTGGAACTCTCCTAAAGGCTGGCTGGGGCGATAACGGCAATGCATTTGGTTTGATGCAGGTCA GTTGATAAAACCACCATAGTATTGTTGGACGGTGGAATGGTGAAGATCATCTCCTTGATGCTACACAAATCCTTATCGATATGATTAAGGGAATCCAGAAAAAATTCCCCAGATGGACAAAGGAACAACAGCTGAAAG GTGGGATTTCTGCCTACAATGGAGGACTAGGAAATGTCCGAAGTTATGAAAATATGGATAGGGGCACACCCGGCGATGATTATGCCAATGATGTCGTTGCACGAGCCAAGTTTTATAAGAGAAAAGGATATTGA